One segment of Brassica napus cultivar Da-Ae chromosome C3, Da-Ae, whole genome shotgun sequence DNA contains the following:
- the LOC106361111 gene encoding pentatricopeptide repeat-containing protein At4g33170: MQASLKAIPFSFHRPPRFYYLLSSHSFSPFLLTSTNSPFSSSPSSSSSSQWFGFLRHAISSSDLRLGKCTHARILTSEENPERFLINNLITMYSKCGSLTHARRVFDKMPERDLVSWNSILAAYAQSYEHVIDSTEEGFVLFRSLRQNVVFTSRMTLAPLLKLCLCSGYVWASEAVHGYACKIGLDSDEFVAGGLVNIYLKFGKVKEGRVLFEEMPGRDVVLWNLMLKAYLDMGFKEEAVELSSAFHKSGLHPNGITLRLLDRVSGDDSEGRQVNGNDASEIRSKNQILTKYLQGSQYSSLLQCFADMVDSNLECDSVTFVLVLSTAVRLDSLALGKQVHSMALKLGFDLMLTVANSLINMYCKLRKVGYARTVFNSMSERDSISWNSVISGFAQSGLEVEAVCLFMELLRCGLTPDHYTLTSVLKATSSLSLNKQVHVHAIKTNNVGDSFVSTALIDAYSRNKCMKEAEVLFSRNSFDLVACNAMMSGYTQSNDGDKTLKLFALMHKQGDRSDDFTLATVVKTCGSLFAMNQGKQVHAYAIKSGYNLDLWVSSGVLDMYVKCGDMKAAHVAFNCIAAPDDVAWTTMISGCIENGEEERAFHVYSQMRLMGVLPDEFTIATLAKASSCLTALEQGRQIHANALKLNFSGDPFVGTSLVDMYAKCGSIDDAFSLFKRIEMRNIAAWNAMLVGLAQHGEGKEALQLFEQMRSLGIKPDKVTFIGVLSACSHSGLVSEAYKQIKSMDRDYGIKPEIEHYSCLADALGRAGLVREAEKLIESMSLEASASMYRALLAACRVQGDTETGKRVATKLLELEPSDSSAYVLLSNMYAAASKWTEVKLARTMMRGQNVKKDPGFSWIEVKNKIHLFVVDDRSNPQAELIYRKVKDVIRDIKQEGYVPETDYTLVDVEEEEKERALYYHSEKLAVAFGLMSTPPATPIRVIKNLRVCGDCHNAMKYIAKVYGREIVLRDANRFHRFKDGKCSCGDFW; this comes from the coding sequence ATGCAAGCAAGCCTCAAAGCCATCCCTTTCTCCTTCCACAGACCTCCCAGATTCTACTATCTCCTCTCTTCTCATTCTTTCTCTCCTTTTCTTCTCACTTCTACTAATTcaccattttcttcttctccttcttcttcttcttcctcacaaTGGTTCGGCTTTCTACGCCATGCCATCTCTTCCTCGGACTTGAGGCTCGGGAAATGCACGCACGCACGTATCCTAACCTCCGAAGAAAACCCAGAACGTTTCTTAATCAACAACCTCATCACAATGTACTCAAAGTGCGGATCACTCACTCACGCTCGCCGAGTGTTCGATAAAATGCCTGAAAGAGACCTCGTTTCCTGGAACTCTATTTTAGCAGCATATGCCCAGTCTTACGAACATGTTATCGACAGCACCGAAGAGGGTTTTGTTCTTTTCCGGAGTTTACGACAGAACGTTGTGTTCACCAGTCGAATGACTTTGGCTCCTCTGTTGAAACTCTGTTTGTGTTCTGGATATGTGTGGGCTTCAGAGGCAGTTCATGGGTATGCTTGCAAAATCGGTTTGGACAGTGATGAGTTTGTTGCCGGAGGTCTTGTTAATATATATCTGAAGTTCGGTAAGGTTAAGGAAGGTAGGGTTTTGTTTGAGGAGATGCCTGGTAGAGATGTGGTGCTATGGAACTTGATGTTGAAGGCTTATCTTGATATGGGTTTTAAAGAAGAGGCAGTTGAACTCTCTTCTGCATTCCATAAAAGTGGCTTGCATCCCAATGGAATCACTTTGCGTTTACTTGATAGAGTTTCTGGTGATGATTCTGAAGGAAGACAAGTGAATGGTAATGATGCTTCCGAAATACGATCCAAGAACCAGATATTAACTAAGTATCTCCAGGGAAGTCAGTACTCATCTCTTCTCCAATGTTTTGCGGATATGGTTGATTCCAACTTGGAATGTGACAGTGTCACATTTGTTTTGGTGTTATCTACAGCTGTTAGGTTAGATAGTTTAGCATTAGGGAAGCAAGTTCATTCTATGGCATTGAAGTTGGGTTTTGATTTGATGCTCACTGTGGCGAATAGTCTAATAAACATGTACTGTAAGCTGAGAAAAGTCGGCTACGCTAGGACTGTTTTTAACAGTATGAGTGAACGAGATTCGATTTCGTGGAACTCAGTTATCTCCGGGTTTGCTCAAAGTGGCCTAGAAGTGGAAGCAGTGTGTCTGTTTATGGAGCTCTTACGTTGTGGCCTCACACCAGACCATTATACCCTAACCAGTGTTCTAAAAGCAACTTCTTCTCTCTCGTTGAATAAACAAGTTCATGTTCATGCAATTAAAACCAATAACGTTGGTGACAGTTTTGTCTCTACTGCTCTGATAGACGCCTACTCTCGGAACAAGTGTATGAAAGAGGCAGAGGTTTTGTTCTCGAGGAACAGTTTCGATCTCGTCGCTTGTAATGCTATGATGTCTGGTTACACCCAGAGTAATGACGGCGACAAGACTCTGAAGCTCTTTGCTTTGATGCATAAACAGGGAGATAGGTCTGATGATTTCACGCTTGCAACAGTGGTTAAGACATGTGGTTCCTTGTTTGCAATGAATCAAGGAAAGCAAGTCCATGCTTATGCAATCAAATCCGGATACAACTTAGATCTATGGGTCAGCAGTGGGGTGTTGGATATGTACGTAAAATGTGGCGATATGAAGGCAGCACATGTTGCTTTCAATTGCATTGCTGCGCCGGACGATGTTGCTTGGACAACTATGATATCAGGATGCATAGAGAACGGAGAAGAAGAGCGAGCTTTCCATGTGTATAGCCAGATGAGACTCATGGGAGTGTTACCTGATGAGTTTACAATAGCCACACTTGCGAAAGCAAGTTCTTGTTTAACAGCATTAGAACAGGGGCGTCAGATTCATGCAAATGCCCTCAAGCTGAACTTCTCAGGTGATCCTTTCGTTGGAACTTCACTTGTGGACATGTATGCTAAATGTGGAAGCATCGACGAcgctttttctttgtttaaaaGGATTGAGATGAGGAACATCGCCGCCTGGAACGCGATGTTGGTAGGATTAGCTCAACATGGGGAAGGCAAAGAAGCGCTCCAGCTTTTTGAACAGATGAGATCTTTAGGTATAAAACCTGATAAGGTCACCTTCATCGGTGTTCTCTCTGCTTGCAGTCACTCAGGTTTAGTATCCGAGGCATACAAGCAGATCAAGTCAATGGATCGAGACTACGGAATTAAACCTGAAATAGAACACTACTCTTGTTTAGCTGACGCGCTTGGCCGTGCTGGACTTGTCCGAGAGGCTGAGAAACTGATCGAGTCGATGTCCCTGGAAGCTTCAGCGTCAATGTACAGAGCTCTTCTTGCAGCTTGCAGAGTTCAAGGGGACACAGAGACAGGGAAGAGAGTGGCCACTAAGCTTTTGGAGCTAGAGCCATCGGATTCATCAGCTTATGTGCTTTTATCAAACATGTACGCTGCTGCTTCCAAATGGACCGAGGTGAAACTTGCCAGGACGATGATGAGAGGGCAAAACGTGAAGAAAGACCCTGGTTTCAGTTGGATCGAGGTGAaaaacaagatccatctatttgtTGTGGACGATAGATCAAACCCTCAAGCCGAGTTGATATACAGGAAGGTTAAAGATGTGATCAGAGACATCAAGCAAGAAGGGTATGTTCCTGAGACGGATTACACACTTGTGGATGTggaggaagaggagaaagagaggGCGTTGTACTATCACAGCGAGAAGCTGGCTGTTGCTTTCGGGCTTATGAGCACTCCTCCAGCAACACCGATCCGTGTCATAAAGAATCTTCGCGTCTGTGGAGATTGCCACAATGCGATGAAGTATATAGCGAAAGTGTATGGTAGAGAGATTGTACTGAGAGATGCAAACCGGTTTCACAGGTTCAAGGATGGTAAATGCTCATGTGGTGATTTTTGGTAG
- the BNAC03G66760D gene encoding uncharacterized protein At4g33100 produces the protein MGLLKKKDSTSTRSSTSPCADLRTAYHNCFNKWYSEKFVKGQWDKEECVAEWNKYRDCLSENLDGKILTRMLEVDSELIQTKQADSKESSR, from the exons ATGGgcttgttgaagaaaaaggattcAACTTCAACTCGCTCCTCTACTTCTCCCTGCGCAGATTTGCGAACTGCTTACCACAACTGCTTCAATAA ATGGTACTCAGAGAAGTTTGTTAAAGGGCAATGGGATAAAGAAGAGTGTGTTGCTGAGTGGAATAAGTACAGAGACTGTCTCTCG GAGAATTTAGATGGTAAAATTCTCACTCGCATGTTGGAGGTTGATAGTGAGCTGATTCAAACAAAGCAAGCTGATTCAAAAGAATCCAGTCGATGA
- the LOC106361106 gene encoding F-box/LRR-repeat protein 15, whose amino-acid sequence MEEGEEAAGAELKRCLWSSSNAEDCTMEEEDDSHHKRAKVCSALAECRSASGISSDASGSSMEKTVASSSRTDTAMFCQNFILNHGRKDDDSQVHIDLTDDDLLHVVFSFLNHIDLCRSAMVCRQWRVASAHEDFWKVFNFQNMRISIKQFEIMCHRYPNATKVNVYGVPSVSNSLAMKAATTLRNLEVLIIGKVHVSEEIFQVLRECNSLRSVTISEAFLGTGPQEIHLSHDRLRELKIIKCRVMRLAIRCQQLRSLSLKGSNTVRAMLHCPLLQHLDIASCRKLLDVVIRSAVTSCPLLESLDVSKCSNLSNGTLREIAQACAGLRMLNASSCPSISFESVHLPMLTVLKLHRCSCITSVSMTWIANSPALEVLELDNCTMLTSVALHLSFLRSLSLVNCPRFTELNLQSTMLSSITVSKCPALCRVTITSNALRRLAIKKQENLTTLVLQCQSLQEVDLTGCKSLSNTVFSDDGGCPMLKSLILDNCESLTEVRFCNSSLSSLSLVGCRAVTSLALKCPRLEQICLDGCDNLETVFFKPVAVRSLNLGICPKLSVLSIEAPYMVSLDLKCFGGLSEASIICPLLTSLDASFCGKLRDDSLPTITASCPLIESLLLMSCSSIGSDGFSSLKGLQNLIVLDLSYTCVMNLEPIFKSCIQLKVLKLHACKDLTDSSLEPLYKEGALPALEELDLSYGTLCQTTIDNLLACCTHLTHLSLNGCVNMHDLDYFGVFNSSENTQESAETSNRLLQNLNCVGCPNIRKVLIPPAARFDHLSSLNLSLSVHLEEVDLACSNLVKLNLSNCCSLEVLKLGCPRLSTLFLQSCKMDEAGVEAAISGCCSLEILDLRFCPKISSVSMARFQTVCPSLKRVCSSPNLLKDQEFAWNVLYNL is encoded by the exons ATGGAGGAAGGTGAAGAAGCCGCAGGGGCTGAATTGAAGCGCTGCTTATGGTCATCGAGCAATGCTGAGGATTGTACGATGGAGGAGGAGGACGATTCGCACCACAAGCGTGCCAAAGTGTGCTCTGCCCTTGC TGAATGCCGGTCTGCTTCCGGGATATCTTCAGATGCTTCTGGTTCGTCCATGGAGAAAACTGTTGCATCTTCTTCTCGGACAGATACTGCTATGTTCTGCCAAAATTTCATCTTAAATCATGGTCGGAAAGATGATGATTCTCAAGTTCATATTGATTTGACTGATGATGACCTCTTACATGTG GTGTTCTCGTTCTTGAATCACATCGACCTCTGTCGCTCTGCTATGGTATGTCGCCAGTGGAGAGTAGCTAGTGCTCATGAGGATTTTTGGAAGGTcttcaactttcaaaatatgAGGATTTCTATCAAGCAGT TTGAAATCATGTGCCATCGCTATCCCAATGCAACTAAAGTGAATGTTTATGGTGTTCCTTCTGTCAGCAACAGTCTGGCTATGAAAGCAGCTACTACTTTGAG GAACCTGGAGGTCTTAATTATAGGAAAAGTTCATGTCAGTGAGGAAATTTTCCAGGTATTGAGGGAGTGTAATAGCTTGAGGAGTGTGACCATAAGTGAGGCTTTTCTAGGAACTGGTCCTCAGGAAATACACCTAAGTCATGATCGGCTACGTGaacttaaaattataaaatgtcgCGTTATGCGTTTGGCTATCAG GTGTCAGCAGCTCAGGTCTTTATCCTTAAAAGGAAGCAACACGGTACGGGCGATGCTTCACTGTCCACTCCTCCAACATCTTGACATAGCCTCGTGCCGTAAGCTCCTAGATGTTGTAATCCGTTCAGCTGTCACTTCGTGTCCTCTATTAGAATCGCTCGATGTTTCTAAATGTTCCAATCTCAGTAACGGGACTTTGCGTGAAATAGCCCAGGCTTGTGCTGGTCTCCGTATGCTTAATGCTTCAAGCTGCCCCAGTATATCTTTTGAG TCAGTACATCTCCCCATGTTGACAGTTCTCAAGCTTCATAGATGTAGCTGTATAACATCCGTGTCTATGACTTGGATTGCCAACAGTCCAGCGCTGGAG GTTTTGGAGCTTGATAATTGCACCATGTTGACATCTGTCGCGTTGCATCTCTCCTTCTTGCGGAGTTTAAGCCTAGTAAATTGCCCCAG ATTCACAGAGCTGAACTTGCAAAGCACCATGCTTTCATCAATCACTGTTTCAAAGTGTCCAGCTCTTTGCCGAGTCACAATCACTTCCAACGCCCTACGA AGATTAGCTATCAAGAAACAGGAGAATTTGACAACATTAGTTCTGCAATGCCAGTCCTTGCAAGAAGTGGATCTCACTGGTTGTAAATCACTGTCCAACACTGTATTTAGTGATGATGGTGGATGCCCAATGCTCAAGTCATTAATTCTTGACAACTGTGAG AGCTTAACAGAAGTGAGATTCTGCAACTCATCGTTGTCTAGTCTGTCCCTTGTTGGCTGTCGTGCTGTTACTTCTCTTGCGTTGAAGTGCCCTCGCTTAGAGCAGATCTGTTTGGATGGATGTGATAATCTTGAAACTGTATTCTTCAAGCCT GTTGCGGTCCGGTCTCTAAATCTAGGAATATGCCCAAAACTGAGTGTGCTCAGTATCGAAGCGCCTTATATGGTGTCCCTTGACTTGAAATGTTTCGGTGGACTGTCTGAAGCATCCATCATTTGTCCTTTATTAACATCTTTAGATGCGTCTTTCTGCGG GAAACTGAGGGATGACTCTCTCCCTACAATCACTGCTTCTTGTCCACTAATTGAGTCACTGCTGCTAATGTCCTGCTCCTCTATAGGCTCTGATGGCTTTTCTTCCTTGAAAGGCCTCCAAAATTTGATTGTTCTTGATTTGTCGTATACTTGCGTGATGAATCTGGAGCCCATCTTCAAGTCTTGTATTCAACTGAAG gtACTCAAACTACACGCCTGCAAAGATCTTACTGACTCATCATTGGAGCCTCTATACAAAGAAGGTGCATTACCCGCACTTGAAGAGTTGGACCTGTCTTATGGAACTCTCTGTCAGACTACCATAGATAATCTACTTGCCTGCTGCACACACTTGACCCATTTGAGCTTGAACGGCTGTGTTAACATGCATGACCTTGATTACTTTGGTGTATTCAATTCTAGTGAGAATACTCAAGAATCAGCTGAAACATCCAACCGGTTACTGCAAAACCTCAACTGTGTGGGTTGCCCCAATATCAGAAAAGTGTTGATACCACCTGCAGCTCGGTTTGATCATTTATCATCACTGAACCTTTCTCTATCGGTCCATTTAGAGGAGGTTGATCTCGCTTGTTCCAACCTGGTCAAACTTAATCTAAG CAACTGTTGCTCTCTGGAAGTACTGAAGCTTGGCTGTCCAAGATTGTCTACTCTCTTTCTTCAG TCATGTAAAATGGATGAAGCAGGAGTTGAAGCAGCTATATCAGGATGCTGCTCACTAGAGATACTGGATCTCCGTTTCTGTCCAAAG ATATCTTCAGTGAGCATGGCGAGGTTCCAAACAGTGTGCCCTAGTTTGAAGCGCGTCTGCAGCAGTCCTAATCTTTTGAAAGACCAGGAGTTTGCATGGAATGTTTTATACAACCTCTAA